Proteins encoded in a region of the Pseudomonas viciae genome:
- a CDS encoding sensor histidine kinase, with product MKQQRSNTHRPRDTVARWIALTTMVAMLTLLALNELFSLLAGAWARPPLMETGLMDKAAAITRIIESVTPAQRPDMARAASDQAFNAQWLQRHEEARLPVIDDPAFSEGSGFLRQQLGRPDARIEAYEPNDWPADQPNPRYAVVIELSDHSWVVFSVPSRSWGLEEWARNLIIIALILLSTCIVALIATRHLAAPLERFAEGARRFGVDHRAPPIPVIGPYEIRQAILAFNAMQAQLKHFLQDRTQMLAAISHDLRAPLTRMRLRGEFIEDAEQQSKLFRDVDEMQAMVNSALEFFRDEARLEHATAFDLTELLHTVVDDFRDAGIEVSFKCVQRLVFVGRPIGIKRALVNLIDNAIKYGNEPGVELRALIDRVEIRVLDRGPGIAPQLHEQVFAPFFRIEGSRNKNTGGVGLGLSAARATVLEHGGTLALRNRQGGGLEVRVSLPLDCP from the coding sequence ATGAAACAGCAACGCTCGAACACTCATCGACCACGGGACACGGTGGCGCGCTGGATCGCCCTGACCACCATGGTTGCGATGCTGACGTTGCTGGCCTTGAATGAACTGTTCAGCCTGCTGGCTGGAGCCTGGGCCCGCCCACCGCTGATGGAAACCGGCCTGATGGATAAGGCCGCCGCCATCACCCGCATCATCGAGTCCGTCACGCCCGCGCAACGGCCCGACATGGCTAGGGCCGCCAGTGATCAGGCGTTCAACGCGCAATGGCTACAGCGCCATGAAGAGGCGCGGTTGCCAGTGATTGACGACCCGGCGTTCAGTGAGGGATCAGGGTTCCTGCGCCAGCAACTGGGCAGGCCCGACGCCAGGATTGAAGCCTACGAGCCCAACGATTGGCCAGCCGATCAGCCCAACCCACGCTACGCCGTGGTGATCGAATTGAGCGACCATTCCTGGGTGGTTTTTTCCGTGCCCTCGCGCAGTTGGGGCTTGGAGGAATGGGCGCGCAACCTGATTATCATCGCCCTGATTCTTCTCTCGACGTGCATCGTCGCCCTGATCGCCACACGGCACTTGGCCGCCCCCCTGGAGCGCTTTGCCGAAGGCGCCAGGCGCTTTGGCGTGGATCACAGGGCCCCGCCCATTCCGGTCATCGGCCCCTACGAGATCCGCCAGGCAATCCTCGCCTTCAATGCCATGCAGGCCCAGCTCAAACACTTCCTGCAGGACCGCACGCAAATGCTCGCCGCCATCTCCCATGACCTGCGCGCGCCGTTGACCCGCATGCGCCTGCGCGGGGAATTCATCGAGGATGCCGAGCAACAATCGAAGCTGTTCAGGGACGTGGATGAAATGCAGGCGATGGTCAATTCGGCCCTGGAATTCTTCCGCGACGAAGCACGGCTCGAGCACGCCACGGCGTTCGACCTGACCGAACTGCTGCACACTGTCGTCGACGACTTCAGGGATGCGGGTATCGAGGTGTCCTTCAAGTGCGTCCAGCGGTTGGTCTTCGTAGGCCGGCCCATCGGGATCAAGCGTGCGCTGGTCAACCTGATCGACAACGCGATCAAATACGGCAACGAGCCAGGCGTTGAACTCAGGGCGCTGATAGACCGCGTCGAGATTCGAGTCCTCGACCGCGGGCCCGGCATCGCGCCCCAACTCCATGAGCAGGTGTTCGCGCCCTTCTTTCGCATCGAAGGCTCACGTAACAAGAACACCGGCGGTGTCGGCCTCGGTCTGTCGGCGGCACGGGCGACGGTGCTGGAGCATGGAGGGACGCTGGCCCTCAGGAATCGCCAGGGAGGCGGCCTGGAGGTCAGGGTCTCGCTGCCGCTGGATTGCCCCTGA
- a CDS encoding response regulator, translating into MSHLLLVDDDLEVLALLRKFLEKHGYSVEVAADGAALWQAVERRVPDLIILDVMLPGDSGLVLCQRLRAEHTVGIIMLTAMGELSDRVVGLELGADDYLTKPFDARELLARVRAVLRRTGEAKGTLKDSSRPILEFENWQLDVTRRELRSPEKVMIPLSTGEFELLLVFAEHPRRVLTRQQLLDLARGETFEAFDRSIDVQVSRLRRKLETDITGASMIRTVRNSGYLFSPHVVKR; encoded by the coding sequence GTGAGCCATTTATTACTGGTGGACGACGACCTCGAAGTCCTCGCCCTCTTGCGCAAATTCCTCGAAAAACATGGCTACAGCGTGGAAGTGGCCGCCGACGGCGCCGCCCTGTGGCAAGCGGTGGAACGGCGGGTGCCGGACCTGATCATCCTCGACGTCATGCTGCCGGGCGATAGCGGGCTGGTGCTCTGCCAGCGCCTGCGGGCCGAGCACACGGTCGGCATCATCATGCTCACCGCCATGGGCGAGTTGAGTGATCGCGTGGTCGGCCTGGAGCTGGGGGCGGACGATTACCTGACCAAGCCCTTCGACGCACGCGAGCTGTTGGCCCGGGTGCGTGCCGTGCTCAGGCGCACCGGTGAAGCCAAGGGCACGTTGAAGGATTCATCGCGGCCGATCCTGGAGTTCGAAAACTGGCAGTTGGACGTCACCCGCCGCGAATTGCGCTCACCGGAAAAAGTCATGATCCCGCTGTCCACCGGGGAGTTCGAACTGTTGCTGGTATTCGCCGAACACCCACGCCGGGTGCTGACCCGCCAGCAATTGCTGGATTTGGCGCGAGGGGAAACGTTCGAGGCGTTTGACCGAAGCATCGACGTCCAGGTCAGCCGACTGCGGCGCAAGCTGGAGACCGATATCACCGGCGCCTCGATGATCCGCACCGTGCGCAACAGCGGCTACCTGTTCAGCCCTCACGTGGTGAAGCGATGA
- a CDS encoding L-lactate permease, producing MVWQQVYDPFGNTVLSTLLAAVPVVVMLASLAFFRIKAHLAALLALASALLIAIFAFGMPAGMAGSAALYGAANGLLPIGWIVLNIIFLHRLTTENGSFKVLQDSLARITDDRRLQLLLIAFCFGAFFEGAAGFGTPVAVTGAILIGLGFSPLAASGLALIANTAPVAFGALGTPIITLAKVTGLDEMELSMMVGRQLPFFSVIVPFWLIWAFAGWRKMLEIWPAILVAGVSFAIPQFLVSNYHGPMLVDVIAALISMACLTGFLKLWKPATIHTSAALSGRVDDSKIDVSEDDTPVASSTFASDARPAVLRAWMPWIILTVFVFAWGTQGFKNLFDTRPALDPQTQSAKLDPQGKPMREANPIFSPLLTFGTIHQQIEKVPPVVPQPKTEEAVYKFNWFTATGSGIFLAAILGGLLMGYSIPQLAHHYLRTLWVVRYSLITIVAMLALGFLTRYSGLDATMGLAFAATGIFYPMFGTLLGWLGVALTGSDTASNVLFGGLQRVTAEQLGISPVLMAAANSSGGVMGKMVDAQSIVVASTATRWYGHEGEILRYVFFHSVVLAILVGGLVTLQAYVAPFSHMVVGGR from the coding sequence ATGGTCTGGCAACAAGTCTACGATCCCTTCGGTAATACGGTGCTTTCGACGCTTCTGGCGGCGGTCCCGGTGGTGGTGATGCTGGCGTCCCTGGCGTTCTTTCGTATCAAGGCGCACCTGGCGGCGCTGCTGGCCCTGGCCTCGGCCTTGCTGATCGCCATCTTCGCCTTCGGCATGCCCGCCGGCATGGCCGGTTCGGCGGCGTTGTATGGGGCGGCCAACGGCTTGCTGCCCATCGGCTGGATCGTGCTCAACATCATTTTCCTGCACCGACTGACCACCGAGAACGGTTCGTTCAAGGTGCTGCAGGACTCCCTCGCGCGTATTACCGACGACCGGCGCCTGCAATTGCTGTTGATCGCTTTCTGCTTTGGCGCGTTCTTCGAGGGCGCAGCCGGCTTCGGTACGCCAGTAGCGGTGACCGGCGCAATCCTGATCGGCCTGGGCTTCTCACCTTTGGCCGCGTCGGGCCTGGCACTGATCGCCAACACCGCACCGGTGGCTTTCGGCGCCCTGGGCACACCGATCATCACTCTGGCCAAAGTCACCGGGCTGGATGAAATGGAGCTGTCGATGATGGTCGGTCGGCAGCTGCCGTTTTTCTCGGTGATCGTACCGTTCTGGTTGATCTGGGCATTTGCCGGGTGGCGCAAAATGCTGGAGATCTGGCCGGCGATCCTGGTGGCCGGCGTGAGCTTCGCCATCCCCCAGTTCCTGGTCTCCAACTACCACGGGCCGATGCTGGTGGATGTGATAGCGGCGCTGATTTCCATGGCCTGCCTCACCGGTTTTCTCAAGCTCTGGAAACCGGCCACAATCCACACGTCTGCGGCGCTATCAGGAAGGGTCGATGATTCGAAAATCGACGTCAGCGAAGATGACACACCGGTAGCCAGCAGCACATTTGCCAGCGACGCGCGACCGGCCGTGCTGCGGGCCTGGATGCCGTGGATCATCCTTACGGTGTTCGTGTTCGCCTGGGGCACCCAGGGCTTCAAGAATCTGTTCGATACTCGCCCGGCGCTGGACCCACAGACGCAATCGGCCAAGCTTGACCCACAAGGCAAGCCGATGCGCGAAGCGAACCCGATCTTCTCACCCCTGCTGACCTTCGGCACCATCCACCAGCAGATCGAAAAAGTCCCGCCCGTGGTGCCCCAGCCTAAAACCGAGGAAGCGGTCTACAAGTTCAACTGGTTCACCGCCACCGGCAGCGGGATCTTCCTGGCCGCCATTCTCGGTGGCTTGCTGATGGGCTACTCCATCCCGCAACTGGCGCACCACTACCTGCGAACGCTATGGGTGGTGCGTTATTCGCTGATCACTATTGTGGCGATGCTGGCCCTGGGGTTTCTCACGCGCTACTCCGGGCTGGACGCGACCATGGGCCTGGCCTTCGCCGCGACAGGCATTTTCTACCCGATGTTCGGCACCCTATTGGGCTGGCTCGGCGTGGCGCTGACCGGCTCGGACACTGCGTCCAACGTGTTGTTCGGAGGCTTGCAACGGGTGACGGCGGAGCAGTTGGGGATCAGTCCGGTGTTGATGGCGGCGGCGAACAGTTCCGGCGGGGTCATGGGCAAGATGGTCGACGCCCAGTCGATTGTGGTCGCCTCCACCGCGACTCGCTGGTACGGCCATGAAGGGGAAATCCTGCGCTATGTGTTTTTCCACTCAGTGGTGCTGGCGATTCTGGTGGGCGGGCTGGTGACGTTGCAGGCGTATGTGGCGCCGTTCAGTCATATGGTGGTGGGAGGACGTTGA
- a CDS encoding VacJ family lipoprotein, whose protein sequence is MPTFKPAPLCARTSLVIALAALASGCTTTPAATSGSCDSATYTVHDPVEPINRGIFAFNRTVDDYALAPVARGYLKLPEVFQTGVHNFVANFGEPKVFINDLLQGNAQRSVTTLGRFVINSTAGIVGLIDVSGKLGIERHEADFGQTFGVWNIAPGPIVELPLLGTANLRDATGKVVSFAVDPFGDNSSTVETLGTINTAGGIVDGRAQALPLTDELKTQADYYSALRDATAQRRADFVAQGKLGAVVSDCQSGEMADE, encoded by the coding sequence ATGCCGACGTTCAAACCCGCGCCGTTATGCGCTCGTACCTCTCTAGTCATTGCACTGGCGGCTCTCGCCAGCGGTTGCACCACCACGCCTGCTGCCACTTCGGGCAGTTGTGACAGTGCGACCTACACCGTTCATGATCCTGTTGAGCCCATCAACCGCGGCATTTTCGCGTTCAACCGAACCGTGGATGACTACGCGCTGGCCCCCGTTGCCCGTGGTTATCTCAAGCTGCCGGAGGTGTTCCAGACCGGCGTTCACAACTTCGTGGCGAACTTCGGTGAGCCCAAGGTGTTCATCAACGATCTGCTGCAAGGCAATGCACAACGCTCGGTCACTACCCTGGGCCGTTTCGTCATCAACAGCACCGCCGGTATCGTCGGGTTGATCGATGTGTCGGGCAAGCTGGGCATCGAGCGGCATGAGGCCGATTTCGGCCAGACGTTCGGCGTCTGGAACATCGCCCCGGGGCCGATTGTGGAATTGCCGCTGCTGGGCACCGCGAACCTGAGGGACGCCACGGGCAAAGTGGTGAGCTTTGCCGTCGATCCGTTTGGCGACAACAGCAGCACCGTTGAGACCCTGGGCACGATCAATACTGCCGGCGGCATCGTCGATGGCCGTGCGCAAGCCTTGCCGCTGACGGACGAGCTGAAGACCCAAGCGGACTACTACTCGGCGCTTCGAGATGCGACGGCACAGCGGCGCGCCGATTTTGTCGCACAGGGGAAGTTGGGCGCCGTCGTCTCGGATTGCCAGAGTGGAGAAATGGCCGATGAGTAA
- a CDS encoding SOS response-associated peptidase family protein, with protein sequence MYECLVQQVSSKDSLAFFAQRGSHGAGFNTNAASAGLCVTANPKPHAQQSLIKPNMQVSAIRRRGGHLECIKVRWGWSPIWSVGTMPPMTHLPLHLVMRSKVFDRIKREGRVLVAVDGWYESAETAQRLSYTTSRQRSPIFLAALAQASETPNGCDGLTLVTYGDITNKQQRLLAFTGEEALRWLRPDLDWEQAQQIAASAAVAEPQLERVLATQRRVQGGH encoded by the coding sequence ATGTATGAATGCCTTGTTCAGCAGGTTTCTTCAAAGGATTCCCTGGCGTTTTTCGCCCAGCGAGGCAGCCATGGCGCAGGCTTCAATACCAACGCGGCAAGCGCAGGTTTGTGTGTAACGGCGAACCCGAAACCCCACGCTCAGCAAAGCCTGATCAAGCCAAACATGCAGGTCAGCGCCATCCGTCGTCGCGGCGGGCATCTGGAATGTATCAAGGTGCGCTGGGGCTGGTCGCCGATCTGGTCGGTGGGGACCATGCCACCGATGACTCATCTGCCCCTGCACCTGGTGATGCGCTCCAAGGTTTTTGATCGAATCAAGCGCGAGGGACGGGTCCTGGTCGCGGTGGACGGTTGGTACGAGTCCGCGGAAACGGCCCAGCGCCTGAGCTATACGACCTCCAGGCAGCGGTCGCCGATCTTCCTCGCCGCCCTGGCCCAAGCCAGCGAGACACCCAACGGTTGCGATGGACTGACCCTGGTGACCTATGGCGACATTACCAACAAGCAGCAACGCCTTCTGGCCTTCACTGGTGAGGAGGCACTGCGGTGGTTGAGGCCCGACCTGGATTGGGAGCAGGCGCAACAGATCGCAGCCAGCGCGGCGGTGGCTGAACCGCAACTCGAACGGGTGCTGGCAACCCAACGCAGGGTCCAGGGCGGACACTGA
- a CDS encoding RidA family protein: MANQDITFIPDPDADSISSDVAGFGGLLVSTQIPTHADGSLELGDITLQSECTLQALKTALEGAGSSMDRVLHLTIYLTDMADRAAFNEVYKRFFAKPWPVRAAVGVATLAVEGMRVEVTAMAAKG, translated from the coding sequence ATGGCAAACCAAGACATCACGTTCATTCCTGACCCGGACGCGGATTCCATCTCTTCCGACGTCGCCGGCTTCGGCGGCCTGCTGGTTTCCACTCAGATTCCAACCCACGCCGACGGCAGCCTGGAACTGGGCGACATCACCCTGCAAAGCGAGTGCACGTTGCAGGCGCTCAAGACCGCGCTGGAAGGCGCCGGCAGCTCCATGGACCGTGTGTTGCACTTGACCATTTACCTCACCGACATGGCTGATCGCGCTGCCTTCAACGAGGTTTACAAGCGTTTCTTCGCCAAGCCGTGGCCGGTTCGCGCCGCAGTCGGCGTGGCGACGCTGGCCGTTGAGGGGATGCGGGTGGAAGTGACTGCGATGGCGGCCAAGGGCTGA
- the kefC gene encoding glutathione-regulated potassium-efflux system protein KefC produces the protein METHSLIEMLIYLGSAALIVPIAVRLGLGPVLGYLLAGCVIGPWGLKLITDVKAILEFAEIGVVLMLFIIGLELDPKRLWALRRMVFGGGALQMLACGAAIALFCTALGLNWTAALLVGLTLSLSSTAIAMQAMNERNLTATSVGRSSFAVLLFQDIAAIPLVAMIPLLSAHGDTPSGTALLLSIGKIVAAITVVVLLGRYVTRPLLRFAARSGLREIFSAVALFLVFGFGFLLEEAGLSMAMGAFLAGVLLASSEYRHALESDIEPFKGLLLGLFFIGVGMSIDFGTLINAPLKVMTLTLGFILIKLLVIKAVGRFLNVPAGQRSWQAILLGQGSEFAFVVFGAATVAGILSDQWGKSLTLAVALSMCLTPLLILLLDRVESATKKDQRESDLIDQQNPRVIIAGFGRFGQIAGRLLMSCGVEVVVLDHDPDNIETLRKFGVKVFYGDATRLDLLHAAGAAQAVVLINAIDDQEDNLLLTRLAQEHFPTLKLIVRARDMGHLITLRQMGVDAAERETFESALSLGRSALVHMGVGQYEARERADQFRRLNLNMLEEIVAQPDADLKFRHDAYRRANALLTDMFNEDRARPINSWPEHHRTEVDENHS, from the coding sequence ATGGAAACCCACAGCCTGATTGAAATGCTCATTTACCTGGGCTCGGCGGCGTTGATCGTGCCGATTGCCGTCCGGTTGGGGCTGGGCCCGGTGCTCGGCTATTTGCTGGCCGGGTGTGTCATCGGCCCATGGGGGTTGAAGCTCATCACCGATGTAAAAGCCATTCTGGAATTCGCCGAAATTGGCGTCGTCCTGATGTTGTTCATCATCGGGCTTGAGCTCGATCCCAAACGGCTCTGGGCCCTGCGCAGGATGGTGTTTGGTGGCGGCGCTCTGCAGATGCTGGCTTGTGGCGCGGCCATTGCGTTGTTCTGCACGGCCCTTGGCCTGAACTGGACAGCAGCGCTGCTGGTAGGCCTGACACTGAGCCTCTCCTCCACGGCGATTGCCATGCAGGCGATGAACGAACGCAACCTGACCGCCACCTCCGTAGGGCGCAGCAGCTTTGCCGTGCTGCTGTTTCAGGACATCGCGGCCATTCCCCTGGTCGCCATGATTCCCCTGTTGTCGGCGCACGGTGATACACCTTCAGGCACAGCCTTGCTGCTGTCGATCGGCAAAATCGTTGCCGCCATCACGGTCGTCGTTTTGTTGGGCCGCTACGTGACCCGGCCACTACTGCGCTTCGCCGCACGCTCAGGCTTGCGCGAGATTTTCAGCGCCGTAGCGCTGTTTCTGGTGTTCGGTTTCGGTTTTCTCCTGGAAGAAGCCGGCCTGTCGATGGCCATGGGCGCGTTCCTCGCCGGGGTGTTGCTGGCCAGTTCCGAATACCGCCATGCCCTGGAAAGCGACATCGAACCGTTCAAAGGCCTGCTGCTGGGCCTGTTTTTCATCGGCGTGGGTATGTCGATCGATTTCGGCACCCTGATCAATGCACCGCTGAAAGTCATGACCCTGACCTTGGGTTTCATCCTGATCAAGCTGCTGGTGATCAAGGCCGTGGGCCGGTTCCTGAACGTCCCAGCCGGCCAGCGCTCCTGGCAGGCGATATTGCTGGGCCAGGGTAGCGAGTTTGCCTTTGTGGTGTTCGGCGCGGCGACGGTCGCGGGGATCTTGAGCGATCAATGGGGCAAAAGCCTGACGCTGGCGGTGGCCCTGTCCATGTGCCTGACGCCCCTGCTCATTCTGCTGCTGGATCGCGTGGAGTCCGCGACCAAAAAAGACCAGCGGGAATCGGACCTCATCGACCAGCAGAATCCACGGGTGATCATCGCCGGGTTCGGTCGTTTCGGGCAGATCGCCGGGCGTCTCCTGATGTCCTGCGGTGTCGAAGTGGTGGTACTGGATCACGACCCCGACAACATCGAGACCCTGCGCAAATTCGGCGTGAAGGTCTTTTATGGCGATGCCACGCGCCTCGATTTGCTGCATGCCGCCGGCGCAGCCCAGGCCGTTGTGCTGATCAATGCGATAGACGACCAGGAAGACAATCTGCTGCTGACCCGGCTGGCTCAAGAGCACTTCCCCACGTTGAAGCTGATCGTGCGGGCGCGGGACATGGGCCACCTCATCACCCTTCGACAGATGGGCGTGGATGCGGCCGAGCGGGAAACCTTTGAAAGCGCATTGTCATTGGGTCGCAGTGCGCTGGTGCACATGGGTGTCGGGCAGTACGAGGCGCGTGAACGAGCTGATCAGTTCCGCCGCCTGAACCTCAATATGCTGGAGGAAATCGTGGCCCAGCCGGACGCTGACCTCAAATTCAGACACGACGCTTATCGGCGCGCCAACGCCTTGTTGACGGACATGTTCAACGAAGATCGGGCGCGTCCGATCAACAGTTGGCCTGAGCATCATCGGACCGAGGTGGATGAAAACCACAGCTAA
- a CDS encoding polysaccharide lyase family 7 protein, with amino-acid sequence MIDLTVWNITLPVQTPAQVVATKAMPTLKNKYFDSNGQRIVFWAPVTGSHTGKSEYPRSELRETSKDGKLRNWRYNSGINTLKGTLAVNQVPSEGRVVVAQIHAKDAPTPLLKLVYRYAKGTGNIDVEYRVKPKDKKSPVIYTVPNVPLNKTFSYSLQMDKQGKLSVLINNVGKQVKLDPSWYAYNFYFKAGVYTLDNVGYASEGGKVTYTKLDVSHK; translated from the coding sequence ATGATTGACCTGACTGTCTGGAACATTACCCTGCCCGTGCAAACGCCAGCGCAAGTCGTGGCGACCAAAGCCATGCCGACCCTGAAAAACAAGTATTTCGACAGTAACGGCCAGCGGATCGTCTTCTGGGCGCCGGTCACTGGCTCCCATACCGGCAAAAGCGAATACCCGCGCTCCGAACTGCGGGAAACCAGCAAGGACGGAAAACTGCGCAATTGGCGCTACAACAGCGGCATCAATACCCTCAAGGGCACCCTGGCCGTAAACCAGGTGCCTTCCGAAGGCCGCGTAGTCGTGGCGCAGATCCACGCCAAGGACGCCCCCACGCCGTTGTTGAAGCTGGTGTACCGCTACGCCAAGGGCACCGGCAATATCGACGTGGAGTATCGGGTCAAACCCAAGGACAAGAAAAGCCCGGTGATCTACACCGTGCCAAACGTGCCGTTGAACAAAACCTTCTCCTACTCGCTGCAAATGGACAAGCAAGGCAAGCTCTCGGTGTTGATCAACAATGTGGGCAAACAGGTGAAGCTCGACCCGTCCTGGTACGCCTACAACTTCTATTTCAAGGCCGGCGTCTACACCCTGGACAACGTTGGGTATGCCTCCGAAGGCGGGAAAGTGACCTACACCAAACTGGACGTCAGCCACAAATGA
- the kefF gene encoding glutathione-regulated potassium-efflux system oxidoreductase KefF codes for MILIVYAHPYPDQSRVNQQMLKRASSHPDVVIRSLYDLYPNFDIDVEAEHRAIEQAQLVVLQHPMYWYSMPPLLKLWIDKVFTHGWAYGKGSTALKGKHLLWAVTTGGQQNHFQIGDYPGFSVLAQPLHATAIYCGMRWLDPVVVHGAYTGACESQQAQIEHYGARLAAWKED; via the coding sequence ATGATTCTGATCGTTTACGCCCATCCCTACCCCGACCAATCGCGGGTCAATCAGCAAATGCTCAAGCGGGCATCCAGCCATCCGGACGTGGTAATACGGTCCCTCTACGATCTTTATCCGAACTTCGACATCGACGTCGAGGCCGAACATCGGGCCATCGAACAGGCACAACTGGTCGTCCTCCAACACCCGATGTATTGGTACAGCATGCCGCCGCTTTTGAAATTGTGGATCGATAAAGTGTTCACCCACGGTTGGGCCTACGGAAAAGGCTCCACTGCCCTTAAAGGCAAGCACCTGCTGTGGGCCGTCACCACCGGTGGCCAGCAGAATCATTTCCAGATCGGCGACTACCCAGGTTTTTCGGTGTTGGCCCAACCCCTCCATGCCACGGCCATCTATTGCGGCATGCGCTGGCTGGACCCCGTCGTGGTGCACGGCGCGTATACCGGTGCCTGCGAAAGCCAGCAAGCACAAATCGAACACTATGGCGCCCGCCTGGCTGCCTGGAAGGAAGATTGA